CTGTCGTCGCTCGATGGGGGGTTCGCCGAATGTACGGGATTGGAAGCGACGATGGAACCGGTCGTTATCAAAGAAGGCGGGCGTAATTACGGCGCGGCGCAACGAGTCGGACCCGTGAGTTTTGCCACGGTGGTGCTGCGCCGCGGTATGCTCCGCAGTCAACATCTTTGGCAGTGGTTTGCCATGGTGACGCAAGGGGGCGCCTATGCCCATCGACTCTCGCTGGCCATCGTTATGCTGGATCATGCCGGGGCCCCGGCGGTGACCTGGGTGCTCCGCCATGCGATGCCCGTGAAGTTCAAGACAGCGGACCTGAATGCAAAGGCGTCGGAAGTGGGGATCGAAGAGTTACACGTGGTCCACGAAGGGCTGGAGTTCCTGTCGTAACTGGAAGGCCGTGCCACGATGAGTGACGCACAACGAGTTCAGAAAGCCGTCTTTACGCCTCAAAGCGGCCCTCAGCAAGGGCAGGCGATCACGGTGCATTTCAATCCGACCTCGCTGCAGCTTTCGATTGCTAATACCTTGGGTGCCAGTGGCGAATCGGGGGATACCAAGCAGTACGTGACCGGGAGTTCGTCCACCCTGACGATGGAGTTGACGTTCGACACGACCGATGTGGGGACGGATGTACGGATGGCGACGCAACGGATTGCCTTGCTCATGGAGCCGGATGAACAGCGGATACCCGCCATTGTGCGATTCGAATGGGGGACCTTCGTGTTTCAAGGGATGGTGCAATCGTACCAGGAGACGATTGATTTCTTTGCGCCATCCGGTGTCCCGCTACGTGCCAAGGTCAATATGAGCATGGCCCGGCAAGAGGTTGTGTTTGCTGAGGATGGCGCGGGTTCGGGAGCGGGAGGCGGGGAGGGGGCAGTGTTGTCTCTCTCGGCCAGTGCAGGTGTGACGGGGATCTCGGCAATGGCTGGTGTCGGAGATGTCGGCCGGGCATTAGGTGCAGCGAATGGCTTGGAGACGTTACGGTTTACCAGTGGGCCGATTTCGCTCGATGCCTCGATTTCACTCGGTGGGCCTGTGGCCTTCGCATCCGGTGGGATGGGGATCGGTGTGGGCCTCAGCGGGGGAATCGGTATTGGTGGCGGCGCCGGTGTGGGTATCGGCGTCTCAGGGGGAGTAGGGGCCGGTGTTGGAGTTTCTATCGGAGGATCGGCCTCCGCCGGAGTGTCGGCAAGCCAGGGCGCCTTTGCCGGATTGCGCATGACGCCGTCTGGTGGATCCTTGCCTCCTGCTCTGAATCCCCAATCGTTATTTCCGCGCAGCGATTCGGTGGGGTTGGCGACCGATCAGGGTGCGCAATTTGGAGTGGGAGGCCGAGCCAAAATGGAAGGCTCTGCCAGCTTGAGCGCGGATGTCGGTGTGAATGCCAGCTTAGCGTCCAAGATACGGTTTGATGAGAGGTAGCACATGGCGGTTGTGATCGATGAAGTCGTTGCGGATGTGCAGTCGGAATCGCCGGCCTCGGAGGGGCAATCTCCGGCGACGACGTCCCGGCAACCCCGCGTGGATGTTGCAGTGGAATTGCGACGCCTGGCGTCCCGTGCCGCGAGAATACATGCCGACTAGCAGTGCACGGTCACGGTCAGCCGTCTGCTTGTTCGTCCGATCCGTCAGGGAATAGATGACGATGAGGGAGCCTTCCCATGGGTGAACGTCCAATCAGCCACACGGCGGTCTATAGCGCGAGGCCGACGGTTCAGATCGACCAGCAGTCGTATGCCAAAGTATCCGAGCTGCTGATCGGGATGGACATGACCGAGCAAGAGGGCGGGCTTTCGACGTTACAACTGCGGCTCAGCAACGTGGCGAGCAATCCGAGCGGCGGTGCCTCATTTGGATTCGAGGATGGGGCCATTGTGACGCTGGGGAAATCGATTGCCGTGCACGCAGGGCCGGTGTCGTCGCCGACGGAGATATTTCGCGGCACGATCATGGGGCTGGAAGCGGAGTTTCGGGAAGAGGGCCCTCCGGAGTTGGTGATCTTGGCAGAGGATGCAGCGCAGCAGGCACGCATGGCTCGACGCACGAAGACGTATGACGATATGTCGCTCGCTGACTTGGGGCAGACAGTGGCCGATCGTCTCGGTCTTCAACCGGTGGTGACGGGTTTGACAGATATGGTCGGAACCTGGGTGCAGTTCAACGAAAGTGATTTGGCATTTTTACGCCGGGTGATGGAGCGCTACGACGGTGACGTGCAGGTGGTTGGGGACGAACTGCATCTGTCTCCGCGTCGGGACGTTCAGCGAGGGACCGTCGAGTTGCGTCTGCATGGGCAGCTTCGTAGCGCTCGTGTGTTGGTCGACTTGGCGCATCAAGTGACGAAGGCCACCGTCGCAGGGTGGGACGTCGCGCAAGGATCTCGCCTGACGGCGGAGAGCACCGGAACGAATCCCGGGCCGGGGGTGGGGATCACCGGGGCAGAGATGTTGGCGCAGGCGGCGATCGATCGGACGCAGCACATCGGGCATGTGGCGGTGCGAACGCAGGACGAGGCGCAAGCGGTTGCCGACAGTGCGTTCGATCAACGGGCTCGCCGGTTTGTCTGTCTGGAAGGCACGGCAGAGGGTAACCCGGAGATTCGTGTGGGCACGCAGGTGACCATCAGCGGAATGGG
This is a stretch of genomic DNA from Nitrospirota bacterium. It encodes these proteins:
- a CDS encoding phage tail protein, which translates into the protein LSSLDGGFAECTGLEATMEPVVIKEGGRNYGAAQRVGPVSFATVVLRRGMLRSQHLWQWFAMVTQGGAYAHRLSLAIVMLDHAGAPAVTWVLRHAMPVKFKTADLNAKASEVGIEELHVVHEGLEFLS
- a CDS encoding contractile injection system protein, VgrG/Pvc8 family, with product MGERPISHTAVYSARPTVQIDQQSYAKVSELLIGMDMTEQEGGLSTLQLRLSNVASNPSGGASFGFEDGAIVTLGKSIAVHAGPVSSPTEIFRGTIMGLEAEFREEGPPELVILAEDAAQQARMARRTKTYDDMSLADLGQTVADRLGLQPVVTGLTDMVGTWVQFNESDLAFLRRVMERYDGDVQVVGDELHLSPRRDVQRGTVELRLHGQLRSARVLVDLAHQVTKATVAGWDVAQGSRLTAESTGTNPGPGVGITGAEMLAQAAIDRTQHIGHVAVRTQDEAQAVADSAFDQRARRFVCLEGTAEGNPEIRVGTQVTISGMGPRFSNTYYVTRASHRFDMEVGYRTQFEAECAYWGGRA